CCAAAAGGTTGAATCGGGTCTACTACACATGGTTTAGATTGTATGAACTGTACATCTGTTACATTAGTATTTCTTTTTCATCACAGTTTTTTGGGGCCTCAACATTGTTCTTTCATGTGTGAAGCTTTACCCTCAAGCTTGTTGGGTGGTTTTTGAGTGGAGGCCAGTAAAGCAAAGAATGAAAGACTAAATATCTAGAGAACATAGCCAAATATCTCTTTCCCTTTTTCATATTAGAAACAGAATGAGGGGATGGGTTTGGAGGGGAGGAAGGGCCAGTTTATAAAAAAACATTTCACCGAGGAATTCTGAAAAAAAAGCTTTATTCTTTTGTTACTTAGTAGCATGACTCATAAGATTAAAAACAAAGGACCAATCCCAATAATGTTCATCAAAATATCAGGACACTAAGCGCTAGAAGGTCAAAATATATACCAGACTTGAGTCAAGCAAAGATCAGGAAAACCAGATTTCGCTACAGTCCATCTAAAATATTGTCAAAGAAACACAGCAGTGGCCAACAAGAGTACACAACACATGCACTGAAATTCCATACTCATGCATGTTGGGGAAAAGATGAAGAGAAGACAAGATCATTATCATATAGCTCTTTTGTGGGccataaacaatataataaagaaaattatatacaGAAGCAGAATCATCAGCAAAGAATAACACAGAATAATCAAAACTGATTGAAATTCCAAGTCAACATATACACACCTTGGCAGCAAAGTTGCCTCCATAAGCTCTCACAAATTCCTTTAGCCTCAATAATGGTGCAATATGAGGATTTGCCTGACTGACAATAAAATGATTCACATTGAACAGTTCTTTCAATTGTATCATAGGTAAATCAATCTCCAGGCTACCATCCCTCCATCGACGCGTAGTGCCTGAGCCCTCCTCTGGATCCAAATTAAATGGTGGGTGATAAGGAACAATATCTCCGCTTCTATCCTTTGCCATTAGCTCCTGAGCCTCAAAGAGACCAGGGAAGGCACAAGAAGCAGTCACTGCACTCCATATAACAACATGAGGGGAAGTCAAGTAGTTAAGGCATCTAGGTGGCTCATGCTTCCTAGGGGAGCAAACGGTTATCCCAAGTATTCGACCTGTCATATCATACGCTTCTTGAAATGTAAGGTTACTTGTTAGATGCCTTAACATCTTCTGCAACTGCCTGATCTCGTGGACAGCCCCTTGTGTCATCACCCGCTTCACGACCGTAAAAATCCCACCCATCTGATCAAAAAACTGCAATGAGTGCAAAGAATCTTCAAAAAAACTTTGCAGCTCTGGCCAAGACCTAGTGGCGACCACAGCACACACAATGGATCCTACACTAGAGCCGGCAACTATCCTAGGCAAAAGCTTATGCTCTACGAGTGTTCTAGCCACACCAACATGAAAAGATCCAAGGGAAGCACCCCCACTCAAAAGCAAAGCTGTCCTCCCAAAGGCATGTCTTGTTTCATGCAGGAAAGCAAGCTTCTCTTCTAATGATAGCTCCTCTGAATCTGAATCACAAACCATTCTTAACTGAGTTGAGACCTCATCAATGTATTCCTTTATGAGTTTCGGCACATGAAGCCTACCCTTGTGAAGTTCAGGGTTGCACATATTACCAAGGTTTCTGACAAGATCAGCTCGCATGAAAAAAACAATATCCCTCAGCGATCCCTCTTGCCGACGATGGCGGAGCTCTTGAAGCTTGTTTGTCACCAATTCTACATCAAACAGGTCTGATTCATTCATCTTTGGGGTCTCTTTATCTAGCATCTTTGCAGCATGAGCCCATTCTTCATATGTCAATGCAGTTCTCATCATATTTCTCCAAAATTTCCTCCGATAAGCCATTTCGGCCCTCTGTTTTACATTTGCATATCGTTTCAACAAAAAGGCAACTATTGTCACCATTGCCAATATCCCCTGTGGGTTTCGGGGATGCAACCATGCTGCCATGGGTGTGACAAAGTCCCTAAATCTATAGATGAGATGCAACAGCAGATGAAATATTTGATGCCTCAAATGTGAGACTGACTTGCAGAATAAAACTCTGAAAGCTATTGTCCGACCGACAAAGGATGAAGGTCCAATTTTAAAAGGATCAACACTGGCATCATTACTAATATCCATATCTTGGTTAATAAAACAGGTCTGTGAATAACTGAGTGGTTATGTCACAGCTCAATCTACAGAGCTGAAGAAATATAATAAAGGTCTACAAAAGAACTAGGAAACTATGATATGGACAGTCACCTGGCAAGCCAAatctcaataattaaaaaaatctataaagatGTAAGAAGAAAATAGCTGAATTTGTATGCACAAGATGATAGTGAAAAATGGGTTTGTCTCTTCAAACTAGAATTGAACTTCAATAAATTGATTTCTCCTATAATTTTGTCTAATGCTCAATCTGCTTACACgatagaattttgaaaaaaaaaaatacaataaatgtTGTTGCACCCTATAAAAATCAGTAATTTTGATCAAAGATCTTCACAAAGTCAACAACAAGAAGCCTAATTGCACATATTAAAGTACAAAATATGGATAAAAGTAACAGATGCCAACCTCTTGATCCTGAACCAAATTCCAAAGCACATAAATTGACCTCAAATCCTCAAACTTCCATTCGGGATCCAAATCAGAAGCCCCCAAAAATTGCCATAACTAATGAAACCCTCAAAGCTCCAAACTTTAACTTTCCCAATTCCACACTCCtcacccagaaaaaaaaaaacttggtcgAAGACAACAACCTCAACCTTCCAAATCCCAATGGTGCTTCAAAACCCagatggaaaaaataaaaatttcgaCCTTTAATCCTCACAATCAAAATCAATAGCCAAATGGGTCATCCAAATCAGAACCCAATACTTAATAAAATCCCAAGATAATAAAGAGCTGTAGAATTTGAAAACAGAGAGGTATGTGAGAGGAATTAATATTACCAGGGAAATTGAATTCTTGAAAGCATGGGATCTGAAAAgagatgataaaagaaaaagatagcgATATGACGCCGACTTCTGAAAAGAAGATTGGGATGAAGCTATTCACAAACGTGGAACAGGATAAGGAAGAGAATGGGCGGGTTCTGGACAACAACAAATATTTTTGGAACTTTGTATTTAAAGAAAGTGACATCAAAATATTGAAACGACAAGTAACAAAGTTCAACGTAATGTTTCCCTAAATActaatatgatttatttattattattattttttgggataattcaattagaaaattgatgtctattgttttaagaaatatttttagaaacatttttatcggaaataaaaaatactaaaggattttgtttttactaattttatatatttcttataaaagtggtataaaaaattttctaaataaatttattaataaatgttcTAAGGATACTCACTGACCATACTcaatttttattagatgaaagTGGAGTGATTTAAATCCTAAATGTTTTTCGTGAGAAATATCAGAGTTATCAATTAAAATATGAGGTATTTGACTTAACATGATTTGTTATGATTTATGCATAATAAAGTTATGCTAATGATGATCTATATAAAAGTACTATAATGCTCTTACTTCttaacacccaaaaaaaaaaaaaggaaaaatatattgtGTTCTCTTAAAAGTacattctagaaaaaaaaatactagataTTACATTAATCTCTTAAAAAAACATTCTAGAAAATTACCAAGTGTTGTTACATTGATCACGACTTGAAATTTGAACGACATTCATAAGATATCATACAAGTTGTCAATATAACAAGGTGGCTGTCACTCATTGGCTTCTTGTGGTCATTTTGTCGTTGAGATTCacagtgtttttcttttggcaAAAGCAACGCTTGACAGTTGACAGcatgtattttttttgctaaatattaACACTTGTATCTATCAACGCTTGACAGTTGACAGCATATATATGTTACAAAAGCTAAATATTAACACATGACACTTAGGAAGATCTGGTAATATGGAGTTGTTAGAACGAGAGGGCTTAGTTTATAAGGTGGAGTTGTATTCTGGTTTGATCGTCTGGTTACTGTTAAGAGGAATCATCCTCGCTTCTTTCTACTACTCTGGCACATGGTGTAATATACTAGTTTGTTATAGTTTTTCCGAGATAATGAAACAATTTctacaattttataatataaactaaaaaaaaaatagtaacagtTTGTTATCTTaacaaggaaaaataaatattaaaagaagaaaatgttgtGCCATTTTTTCAAAGTGTTGCGTAAACGAAAGCGCATTTTGTTGCTTGCAAGAAAAACTACGATTTGAGTTGTGATAACAACATAATGAATGGAGCTTGTTTGGGTCACTACATGGCATGGTGTGTAAGCTTGTATTGACTGGTTCATACGGGATATGTTTTGGAGGTTGAAAGAGAGGACTTTTCACGTAAGTTAGAAAAGTGAAGGGTTTAATTTGGAGAAATAAATAGATgtcaaagtttagctacaaaattagttgtagttttaaattgcaaacttacttaatatattttcattagaggaaaattttgataaatccataattggattacatctttttcttatattctttatgcttgcaaaatttcaaaaaaaattaaagatcaatagttatgttataataaattttttaaatttcaagtttttgtaatttaaaattatgtataaaatataaacttatagatcatatagtaaataatattcgattgacacaaaatttaacatgtatattaagaatgtaaagaatatgtaattcaacggttagattttcaaaatatgttataatatttattttattgagtgtgTTTGTAGCCTTAAACTACAGCCAATTTTGTACCTAACTTTATCCATActttatt
The sequence above is drawn from the Quercus robur chromosome 7, dhQueRobu3.1, whole genome shotgun sequence genome and encodes:
- the LOC126693580 gene encoding triacylglycerol lipase SDP1, which produces MDISNDASVDPFKIGPSSFVGRTIAFRVLFCKSVSHLRHQIFHLLLHLIYRFRDFVTPMAAWLHPRNPQGILAMVTIVAFLLKRYANVKQRAEMAYRRKFWRNMMRTALTYEEWAHAAKMLDKETPKMNESDLFDVELVTNKLQELRHRRQEGSLRDIVFFMRADLVRNLGNMCNPELHKGRLHVPKLIKEYIDEVSTQLRMVCDSDSEELSLEEKLAFLHETRHAFGRTALLLSGGASLGSFHVGVARTLVEHKLLPRIVAGSSVGSIVCAVVATRSWPELQSFFEDSLHSLQFFDQMGGIFTVVKRVMTQGAVHEIRQLQKMLRHLTSNLTFQEAYDMTGRILGITVCSPRKHEPPRCLNYLTSPHVVIWSAVTASCAFPGLFEAQELMAKDRSGDIVPYHPPFNLDPEEGSGTTRRWRDGSLEIDLPMIQLKELFNVNHFIVSQANPHIAPLLRLKEFVRAYGGNFAAKLAHLAEMEAKHRCNQILELGFPLGGLAKLFAQDWEGDVTVVMPATLAQYSKILQNPSYVELQKAANQGRRCTWEKLSAIKSNCGIELVLDECVAILNHMCRLRRSAERAAASSHGLISTTKFSASRRIPSWNCIARENSTGSLEEDLTDVASSFHHGVGGSTGVGHSAKSMRTYRNMHDGSDSESESVELSSWTRSGGPLMRTTSAEKFIHFVQNLDMDTEMNRGFALQIVANNQYYHSPRVTTPDRSSESTEFDQRDFGNKVTVNGPSIMVNEGDLLQPERTHNGIVFNVVKKENLTASTRSHDTESYNSDVPECVQLDCLEKEIDASSGSEFGEENVITTDIPDGTIPDCITEDHSVGDDCINKHAVDS